In Flavivirga abyssicola, the following are encoded in one genomic region:
- a CDS encoding TIGR04283 family arsenosugar biosynthesis glycosyltransferase: MSKISIIIPMLNEADHIGNLLTHLLENSSKENIAEIIIVDGGSTDKSLDIVSKFKSESVKINLHNSSKGRAKQMNLGAKYATGNILYFLHADSFPPKNFDTLIINEVKKDNNAGCFKMKFNSNHLWLKLAGQLTRLSWKACRGGDQSQFITTTLFNEIGGYNEDFTIYEDNDLIAKLYERKQFVVIQKWLTTSARCYCKNGIWKLQYYYWRIHLKKWMGADAGELNRYYKKHVC; this comes from the coding sequence ATGAGTAAAATATCAATAATCATCCCTATGCTAAACGAAGCAGATCATATTGGAAATCTGCTTACTCATCTTTTAGAAAATTCGTCTAAAGAAAATATAGCTGAAATAATTATTGTAGATGGTGGTAGCACTGACAAATCTCTGGACATCGTTTCAAAATTCAAATCCGAATCCGTAAAAATAAATCTTCATAATTCATCAAAAGGTCGTGCTAAACAAATGAATCTAGGAGCAAAATACGCTACAGGCAATATTCTTTACTTTTTACATGCCGATTCATTTCCTCCTAAAAACTTTGACACTCTAATTATAAATGAAGTTAAAAAAGATAACAACGCTGGCTGTTTTAAAATGAAATTCAACAGCAATCATTTGTGGCTCAAACTCGCTGGTCAACTAACCCGTTTATCTTGGAAAGCTTGTAGAGGAGGCGATCAAAGCCAATTTATAACAACGACACTTTTTAATGAGATAGGAGGTTATAATGAGGATTTCACTATTTATGAAGACAATGATTTAATTGCTAAACTATACGAACGCAAACAATTTGTTGTCATTCAAAAATGGCTAACAACCTCAGCGAGATGTTACTGCAAAAATGGTATATGGAAATTGCAATATTACTATTGGAGAATTCATCTAAAAAAATGGATGGGAGCCGATGCTGGTGAGCTAAATCGCTATTATAAAAAGCATGTCTGTTAA
- a CDS encoding DUF547 domain-containing protein, with the protein MKYLIMLLALITLSSCSGAKRITENMPTKNKQVDSVKTDEIINQKTDTITLQKKKIEEEKKEDLEKIKPTKAFNHSTWNTLLQKHVSNTGLVNYKAFKSDRNELVNYITYLGKHTPQDSWSKEAKLAYWINAYNAMTIDLILRYYPIKSIKDIKKPWEQRFWKLDEKWYNLNEIEHQILRKMKEPRIHFAIVCASFSCPKLQNNAYTASSMDKQLTNATKEFLNDPERNTISENTLGLSKIFQWFAKDFKQTGTLIDFLNQYSDITISDKAKKNFKDYNWNLNE; encoded by the coding sequence ATGAAGTACCTTATAATGTTATTGGCCCTTATTACTTTATCATCTTGTTCTGGCGCAAAACGTATTACGGAAAATATGCCAACAAAAAATAAACAAGTAGATTCAGTAAAAACTGATGAGATTATTAATCAAAAAACAGACACTATAACTCTTCAAAAGAAAAAAATTGAAGAAGAGAAAAAAGAGGATTTAGAAAAAATAAAACCGACAAAAGCTTTTAATCATTCCACCTGGAATACTCTTTTACAAAAACATGTCTCAAATACAGGTCTTGTTAACTACAAGGCCTTTAAATCTGATCGAAACGAATTAGTAAATTATATTACTTATTTAGGCAAACATACACCACAAGATTCTTGGTCCAAAGAAGCTAAACTTGCCTATTGGATTAATGCTTATAATGCTATGACTATTGATTTAATTTTACGTTATTACCCCATTAAAAGTATTAAAGACATAAAAAAACCTTGGGAACAACGTTTTTGGAAACTTGATGAAAAATGGTATAATTTAAACGAAATTGAACATCAGATTTTACGTAAAATGAAAGAACCTAGGATTCATTTTGCTATTGTTTGTGCTTCTTTTTCCTGTCCTAAATTACAAAACAACGCTTACACTGCATCAAGCATGGATAAACAACTAACTAATGCCACTAAAGAGTTTCTAAATGACCCTGAAAGAAATACTATTTCTGAAAACACACTTGGTCTTTCGAAAATATTTCAATGGTTTGCTAAAGATTTTAAACAAACAGGTACGTTAATCGATTTTCTTAATCAATACTCAGACATCACTATTTCTGACAAAGCAAAAAAGAATTTTAAAGACTATAACTGGAATTTAAATGAGTAA
- a CDS encoding metallophosphoesterase family protein, which translates to MRTFAVGDIHGGLKALIQVLNKIEVKDEDTLIFMGDYVDGWSESAQVIQFLIELSQKIDCTFIKGNHDVWCENWLKSEDVNPIWYMHGGKETIESYAHFSADEKKQHLEFFENMPLYHIDDENRLFVHAGFTSMHGVEKEVFKETVYFDRTLWEMALTMDNNIEKSSVLYPNRLKHYKEIFIGHTPTTNFNSDIPMHAANVWNVDTGAAFKGKLSAMDLSSKTVFQSDNLPGLYPDEKGRNKD; encoded by the coding sequence ATGAGAACATTTGCAGTTGGAGATATTCATGGTGGTTTAAAAGCGCTAATTCAAGTCTTAAATAAAATTGAAGTTAAAGACGAGGATACACTCATTTTTATGGGTGATTATGTAGATGGATGGAGTGAATCGGCACAGGTAATTCAGTTCTTAATAGAATTATCTCAAAAGATAGATTGTACTTTTATAAAAGGAAACCATGATGTTTGGTGTGAGAATTGGTTGAAATCTGAGGATGTAAATCCTATTTGGTATATGCATGGCGGAAAAGAAACTATTGAGAGTTATGCTCACTTTTCTGCGGATGAAAAGAAACAGCATTTAGAGTTTTTTGAAAACATGCCGTTATATCATATAGATGATGAAAATCGTTTGTTTGTTCATGCAGGTTTTACATCGATGCATGGTGTAGAAAAGGAAGTATTTAAAGAAACGGTTTATTTTGATAGAACGTTATGGGAAATGGCTTTAACAATGGATAATAACATAGAAAAGAGTTCTGTTTTATACCCTAATCGTTTAAAGCATTATAAAGAAATATTTATTGGACATACACCAACTACTAATTTTAATTCGGATATTCCAATGCATGCTGCTAACGTTTGGAATGTTGATACGGGTGCGGCATTTAAAGGAAAATTATCTGCCATGGATTTAAGTTCAAAAACTGTTTTTCAAAGTGATAATTTACCAGGCCTGTACCCTGATGAAAAGGGAAGAAATAAGGATTGA